Proteins from a single region of Limosilactobacillus fermentum:
- a CDS encoding PTS transporter subunit EIIC, with amino-acid sequence MIDAIVKRTVRYRQHSFIRVVRRTLAVIFPLALIGIIAQVLFIVFFSNDGYLYNVLSIGDWVPKVVLTKAQYSLLALSQVTIEMLTVYAAYGAARYTAQLYQIDDQVPGITGLVTSLLLSVRYTPNRGVSFDQNMMSYGSLLGGLLVGYLVGQIFRWLGKKNRLKPGQPIHTVDIEEQVAAYTRPILVIMLGALAINFVLNLVSYYSSYTQAAALMQSLSSGNTPFWLELLMVCLTTLLEWLGISGSYNFQLGTDSTEAMANLNYALAHHTAYGVPYPYLGSSLYNSFANFGGIGLALALLLAMAIVAHSYNEQRMVRANFLPVLFNRNTGLMVGLPVLLNPLYILPAVFLPMVNILIAAFAIFIHLIPTPVYWVPDGTPGPLVAYVGSNGNFVTLLFTLALLAFDVWVYIPFVRLSLAVEGRIREIDAKEDHKDV; translated from the coding sequence ATGATTGACGCCATTGTTAAACGAACGGTTCGCTATCGCCAACATTCCTTTATCCGGGTGGTACGACGGACCCTGGCCGTCATCTTCCCCTTAGCCTTAATTGGCATTATCGCCCAGGTATTGTTCATCGTTTTTTTCTCTAACGATGGATACTTATACAACGTTTTATCGATCGGGGATTGGGTCCCTAAGGTGGTCTTAACCAAGGCGCAGTATTCCCTGTTAGCCCTCTCACAGGTCACAATTGAGATGCTAACGGTGTACGCGGCTTACGGGGCGGCCCGCTACACCGCCCAGCTCTACCAGATTGATGACCAGGTGCCGGGGATTACTGGGTTGGTGACTAGCCTCTTGCTTTCGGTACGCTACACGCCCAACCGCGGGGTCAGTTTCGATCAGAACATGATGAGCTACGGCTCGCTGTTAGGGGGCTTACTCGTTGGTTACTTAGTCGGTCAAATCTTTCGCTGGTTAGGGAAAAAGAACCGGCTCAAACCCGGTCAACCAATTCACACGGTCGACATTGAAGAGCAAGTGGCCGCCTACACCCGGCCAATCTTAGTCATTATGCTTGGCGCTTTAGCGATTAACTTTGTCTTAAACCTCGTGTCTTATTATTCTTCTTACACCCAAGCGGCGGCGTTGATGCAAAGTCTGAGTTCGGGTAACACACCCTTTTGGCTCGAGCTCTTGATGGTTTGCCTGACGACTTTGCTGGAGTGGTTAGGGATTAGCGGCTCTTACAACTTCCAGCTGGGAACTGACAGCACGGAGGCGATGGCGAACCTAAATTACGCCTTGGCGCACCACACCGCATACGGGGTGCCGTATCCTTACCTTGGCTCTTCTCTTTACAACTCCTTTGCCAATTTTGGGGGAATCGGGCTCGCGTTGGCCCTGTTACTTGCAATGGCGATTGTGGCCCACAGTTATAACGAACAACGGATGGTGCGGGCCAACTTCTTACCGGTGCTGTTTAACAGGAACACGGGGCTAATGGTCGGCTTGCCGGTTCTTTTAAATCCGCTCTACATCTTGCCGGCGGTCTTTTTGCCAATGGTCAACATTTTAATTGCGGCCTTTGCCATCTTCATTCACTTAATCCCGACCCCGGTTTACTGGGTGCCGGATGGGACGCCGGGGCCGTTGGTGGCTTACGTTGGTAGTAACGGTAATTTCGTTACCTTACTCTTCACCCTTGCCCTGCTTGCCTTTGACGTTTGGGTCTACATCCCCTTTGTTCGGCTTTCCCTGGCCGTGGAGGGGCGGATCCGCGAAATCGATGCAAAGGAGGACCACAAAGATGTTTAA
- the rpsN gene encoding 30S ribosomal protein S14 codes for MAKKSKIAKLEHQRATVAKYAAKRAALKEAGDYIGLSKLPRDASPVRLHNRDQYDGRPHAYMRQFGMSRLTFRELAHKGQLPGVKKASW; via the coding sequence ATGGCTAAAAAATCAAAAATTGCTAAGTTAGAACACCAACGGGCGACGGTCGCCAAGTACGCGGCTAAAAGAGCGGCCCTGAAGGAAGCGGGCGACTACATCGGTTTGTCTAAGCTCCCCCGGGATGCAAGTCCCGTTCGCTTACACAACCGCGATCAGTACGATGGTCGTCCCCACGCTTACATGCGTCAGTTTGGGATGTCTCGTCTGACCTTCCGGGAACTCGCCCACAAGGGGCAATTACCGGGTGTCAAAAAGGCTAGTTGGTAG
- a CDS encoding metallophosphoesterase family protein → MGEKIAVFSDVHGSATGLAAVYQDAQHLGATDYWFVGDLLMPGPGVNEVWDLFCQINPSLIVRGNWDDLVINGVAGRIPPTKPSRLYFGRLAQYVASRVQPGVVEQMAKWPLQQTRQVGKYTYTVSHNLPDLAMGQDLFPTNPAQNFDRLFSGQTAATTAQVAIYAHVHHELMRYATDERLVLNPGSVGEPFNRQWDLQADTRAQYMLLEVDEQGIAGINYRHVAYDKEEDWQMACDYDLPYLELYRRQLDSGRVDTHNQELVAKVSEEHHYAQEYAAFVKEIQQSK, encoded by the coding sequence ATGGGAGAAAAAATAGCGGTCTTTTCGGATGTCCACGGCTCAGCAACGGGTTTGGCAGCGGTTTACCAGGATGCCCAGCACTTAGGGGCAACGGACTACTGGTTCGTGGGCGATCTTTTAATGCCGGGTCCGGGGGTCAACGAGGTTTGGGACCTCTTTTGCCAAATCAACCCCTCGTTAATTGTCCGTGGTAACTGGGACGACCTAGTCATTAACGGGGTGGCCGGGCGGATCCCGCCGACGAAACCCTCGCGCTTGTACTTTGGCCGCCTGGCCCAGTACGTAGCCAGCCGGGTACAACCAGGGGTGGTCGAACAAATGGCGAAGTGGCCACTGCAACAAACGCGCCAGGTGGGGAAATACACCTACACGGTAAGCCACAACCTCCCCGACCTAGCGATGGGCCAGGACCTGTTCCCGACTAACCCGGCGCAAAACTTTGACCGGCTCTTCTCCGGTCAAACGGCAGCGACCACGGCTCAGGTGGCCATTTACGCTCACGTTCACCACGAACTGATGCGCTACGCCACTGACGAACGCTTGGTCTTAAACCCGGGCTCTGTGGGGGAACCCTTTAACCGGCAGTGGGACTTGCAAGCAGATACCAGGGCGCAGTACATGCTGTTAGAAGTGGATGAGCAAGGGATCGCCGGGATTAATTACCGTCACGTCGCATACGACAAGGAAGAAGATTGGCAAATGGCGTGCGACTATGACCTCCCTTACCTGGAGCTCTACCGGCGCCAACTTGATTCCGGTCGGGTCGATACCCATAACCAGGAACTAGTGGCCAAGGTCAGCGAGGAACACCATTACGCACAGGAGTACGCGGCCTTTGTTAAGGAAATCCAACAATCGAAGTAA